Proteins from one Ipomoea triloba cultivar NCNSP0323 chromosome 1, ASM357664v1 genomic window:
- the LOC116010990 gene encoding uncharacterized protein LOC116010990, translating to MQDPNQTTPARKAWYQRAMEMALLCKTIASKPSEIPTTRNTTKIWKPADQISNNKHKVRKCSILSVTTSLTRVCLCVPISSYTYAPVLQADVLSSSTSTSRTSIYLRPKPPPPTPHQTLLLGATIALEGRRVFRGKSLRDDVLMRRFVIEEEAMWQVRRRNEMEVIRRRYGIRSRKQLGPSPLSKMVLAEPEPEPKHEPVSLRGWNVYSLT from the exons ATGCAAGATCCAAATCAGACAACACCAGCAAG gaaagcTTGGTACCAAAGAGCAATGGAGATGGCCCTTTTGTGCAAAACCATTGCATCAAAGCCAAGTGAAATCCCCACAACCAGAAACACTACTAAAATCTGGAAACCAGCTGATCAGATTTCCAACAATAAGCACAAGGTAAGAAAATGCAGCATATTAAGTGTGACAACTTCCCTCACTAGAGTCTGCCTATGCGTCCCAATTTCTTCCTACACTTACGCGCCGGTCCTCCAAGCCGACGTACTTTCATCATCAACCTCAACCAGCAGGACTAGCATCTACCTAAGACCCAAGCCCCCACCACCAACCCCCCACCAAACACTCCTCCTCGGTGCCACGATTGCCTTGGAGGGGAGGAGAGTTTTTCGCGGGAAATCGTTGAGGGATGATGTTCTTATGAGGAGGTTTGTGATTGAAGAAGAGGCAATGTGGCAAGTTAGGAGGAGGAATGAGATGGAAGTTATTAGGAGAAGATATGGCATTAGGAGCAGGAAACAACTTGGTCCTAGTCCTCTTAGTAAAATGGTTTTAGCTGAACCTGAACCTGAGCCTAAGCATGAGCCTGTGAGTTTAAGAGGTTGGAATGTATACTCTCTTACTTAA
- the LOC116026929 gene encoding protein IQ-DOMAIN 14-like, whose product MGKKGSWFSAIKRVFTPNTSKDKQIHASEKKNSKEKKGRVLKHGESKSFIPLFREPSSIEKILGEADEQRLLIPLSSEQPRFSSGRPASPRIISPRATSPRDYSRRPVSPRYSPPRVTSPRAASLRVSSPRAASLRVTSPRAASPRVTSPRAASPRAASSKSNQHRKEVNYVHRPEPTLQVLHVSATTIQAAFRGYMARRSFRALRGLVRLQGVVRGNNVKKQTVNAMKQMQLLVRVQTQIQSRRIQMLENQALQSQALKNDKDGESTLSKWTQLTEAGNHENWDDSTLTKDEIEERWRRKVEAVIKRERAMAYAYSHQLWKGNPKSALDIRSSGYPWWWNWLERQLPSAAAAANPSENQSAVKNVHLTPPRPISERKPPSPRLPAPSFKPQNSGYDNHEAGTPTSTKSAVPVRGKQFSTPGRTTPPSSSLAKLMQPRGSGIIRSPFDFPLKDDDSLTSCPPFSVPSYMAPTASAKAKVRASSNPRERSSAAGTPTNDSKRRFSFPLTPNIASFKWNRGSSKDPTPQRETEKQAGDGVSVDSTVSMPAIVGRKPFNRFV is encoded by the exons ATGGGTAAGAAAGGCAGTTGGTTTTCTGCCATCAAAAGAGTTTTCACACCCAACACTTCCAAGGATAAGCAAATTCAT gCATCAGAGAAGAAAAATTCTAAGGAAAAGAAGGGAAGAGTGCTAAAACATGGAGAGAGCAAATCATTTATTCCACTCTTCAGAGAACCGAGCAGTATTGAGAAGATATTGGGGGAGGCGGATGAGCAGAGACTACTTATTCCTCTCTCCTCTGAACAGCCCAGATTTTCATCTGGGAGGCCAGCCTCTCCACGGATCATTTCACCAAGAGCTACTTCTCCCCGGGATTATTCTCGTAGACCTGTTTCTCCAAGGTACTCTCCTCCTAGGGTCACCTCTCCAAGGGCCGCTTCTCTAAGAGTTTCCTCACCGCGGGCTGCTTCTCTAAGAGTTACCAGTCCACGAGCTGCTTCTCCAAGGGTTACGTCTCCACGAGCTGCTTCTCCGAGGGCCGCTTCTTCTAAGTCAAACCAGCACCGCAAAGAAGTGAACTACGTCCATAGACCAGAACCAACTTTACAAGTGCTTCATGTCTCAGCTACCACGATCCAAGCAGCCTTTAGGGGTTATATG GCAAGGAGGAGTTTCAGAGCTTTGAGGGGTTTAGTGAGGCTTCAAGGAGTGGTGAGGGGCAATAATGTAAAGAAGCAAACCGTGAACGCCATGAAACAAATGCAGCTTTTGGTTAGGGTTCAAACGCAAATTCAGTCTCGAAGGATCCAAATGTTGGAAAACCAGGCGCTCCAATCCCAAGCTTTAAAGAATGACAAGGATGGTGAGAGCACCCTGAGCAAATGGACCCAACTG ACTGAGGCAGGTAACCACGAAAATTGGGATGATAGCACACTAACCAAAGATGAAATTGAAGAAAGGTGGAGAAGAAAAGTGGAGGCAGTTATCAAGAGGGAGCGAGCCATGGCTTACGCATATTCTCATCAG TTGTGGAAAGGCAATCCTAAGTCGGCATTAGACATCCGATCCAGTGGATACCCGTGGTGGTGGAACTGGCTAGAACGCCAGCTGCcttcagcagcagcagcagccaaTCCTTCAGAAAACCAGTCTGCTGTGAAAAATGTCCACTTAACACCACCTAGGCCGATATCCGAGCGCAAACCACCTAGTCCTCGACTTCCAGCTCCCAGCTTCAAACCCCAAAACAGTGGATACGACAATCACGAAGCAGGTACACCAACATCCACCAAGTCTGCAGTTCCCGTGAGGGGCAAACAGTTCAGCACTCCTGGCAGAACAACGCCTCCCAGCTCGAGTTTAGCCAAATTGATGCAACCTAGAGGCAGTGGCATTATTCGTTCCCCTTTCGACTTCCCCTTGAAGGACGACGACAGCCTAACTAGCTGCCCTCCATTCTCGGTTCCAAGTTACATGGCGCCTACTGCCTCTGCCAAGGCCAAAGTAAGAGCGAGTAGCAACCCGAGGGAGAGAAGTAGTGCTGCAGGAACACCTACAAATGACTCAAAGCGGAGGTTTTCGTTTCCCTTGACCCCGAATATCGCGTCTTTCAAGTGGAACCGAGGGTCCAGCAAAGATCCTACTCCTCAAAGGGAAACAGAGAAGCAAGCAGGAGATGGAGTGAGTGTGGATTCAACTGTTTCTATGCCAGCTATAGTTGGGAGGAAACCATTTAACAGATTTGTGTGa
- the LOC116016941 gene encoding probable prefoldin subunit 2, with translation MAAKAENVKEPINEQAVASIYGNLRSEMNQIYSKITELEMEVGEHSLVMNAIQPLDPSRRCYRLIGGVLVERSIKEVLPAVQRNKEGIEELIARLNEALEKKKKEISEFETKYKIRIRKSENEVQDESGRKEGSAQGVLVGPAAGANEE, from the coding sequence ATGGCTGCAAAAGCTGAAAATGTGAAGGAACCAATTAATGAGCAAGCGGTTGCGAGCATATATGGTAATTTAAGATCTGAGATGAACCAAATTTATTCTAAAATCACCGAACTGGAGATGGAAGTTGGTGAACACAGTCTCGTGATGAATGCTATACAGCCACTTGATCCGTCAAGGCGGTGCTACAGGTTGATTGGAGGTGTTCTTGTTGAGAGAAGCATCAAAGAAGTGTTGCCCGCTGTTCAGCGCAATAAGGAGGGGATTGAGGAATTGATTGCTCGGCTCAACGAAgccttggagaagaagaaaaaagaaatttctGAGTTCGAGACAAAGTACAAAATAAGGATCCGAAAATCAGAGAATGAAGTGCAGGATGAGAGTGGCCGGAAGGAAGGGTCTGCGCAGGGAGTACTTGTTGGTCCTGCTGCTGGTGCAAATGAAGAATAG
- the LOC115997114 gene encoding anthocyanidin 3-O-glucosyltransferase 2-like encodes MEDANNNIELVFVPAPAMGHFVSAVGTAKLLLQRQPQLSVTVLIMKVHLIPDARINAYIDSLIADEKDINPRLKLILLPVDLDALKGHSDKASIFKAFFDSQKAKVRDYCVNEIQNSGSGRRRRLAGFVVDMLCSSFMDVAEEFGVPTYVFYALGAAMLGLHLHFQSLKDDRGILASEFKDSDPDLNIPTYFKPFPVKLLPSFVLDTTDGVLDHARRIRQAKGVIVNTFFDLESHALESLSKDNTVPLVYPVGPILNLNGIAKYRESEEQILRWLDDQPASSVVYLCFGSAAVGVFQEPQVKEIAYALERSGQRFLWVLRKPSSSGSLVPTGYSNHDEVLPEGFLERTKSIGKVIEWASQSVFLAHPAVGGFVSHCGWNSVLESIWFGVPIATWPMMVDQQGNAFQLVREIGMAVDIKMDYKTDSRDPKTNIPIVPKIVSAKEIEIGITSLMDNSTTNFVRTKAKEVKEMSRNALEEGGSSFNFVESFFKNVITNLK; translated from the coding sequence ATGGAAgatgctaataataatattgagcTGGTTTTCGTTCCAGCCCCTGCAATGGGTCACTTTGTTTCTGCAGTGGGAACGGCGAAGCTCCTCCTCCAAAGACAACCTCAGCTCTCCGTCACTGTCTTGATCATGAAAGTGCATCTCATTCCCGATGCCAGGATTAATGCTTACATCGATTCTTTGATTGCCGATGAGAAGGATATTAACCCTAGATTGAAGCTCATACTACTGCCTGTGGACCTGGATGCTTTGAAGGGGCATAGCGACAAGGCTTCCATCTTCAAAGCCTTCTTCGATTCTCAGAAGGCTAAAGTCAGAGACTACTGCGTTAATGAAATCCAGAATTCGGGTTCTGGGAGGCGGCGGCGGCTAGCGGGATTTGTTGTGGATATGCTCTGTTCCTCCTTCATGGATGTGGCTGAGGAGTTTGGGGTCCCCACCTACGTGTTCTACGCTTTGGGTGCTGCTATGCTCGGCCTTCATCTCCATTTCCAGAGCCTCAAAGATGACCGTGGTATACTTGCCTCGGAGTTTAAGGATTCCGACCCTGATCTCAATATCCCTACATATTTCAAGCCCTTTCCGGTCAAGTTACTACCCAGCTTTGTGTTGGACACAACGGACGGAGTCTTGGACCATGCTAGACGAATCCGGCAGGCCAAAGGTGTCATCGTCAACACCTTCTTCGACCTAGAGTCTCATGCGCTTGAATCTCTCTCTAAAGACAATACCGTCCCGCTCGTCTATCCTGTAGGGCCCATATTAAACCTAAACGGTATTGCCAAGTATCGAGAATCGGAGGAGCAAATCTTGAGATGGTTGGATGACCAACCAGCTTCATCAGTTGTTTATCTTTGCTTCGGAAGCGCTGCAGTTGGCGTTTTCCAGGAGCCTCAGGTGAAGGAGATAGCGTATGCACTTGAACGTAGCGGCCAAAGGTTCTTATGGGTCTTGAGGAAGCCATCCAGTTCAGGTTCACTAGTTCCCACCGGGTATAGCAATCACGACGAGGTCCTGCCGGAAGGATTCTTGGAAAGAACTAAAAGCATCGGAAAAGTTATAGAATGGGCATCTCAAAGTGTATTTCTAGCTCACCCTGCTGTGGGGGGCTTCGTGTCGCACTGCGGATGGAATTCAGTTTTGGAAAGTATTTGGTTTGGTGTTCCGATCGCAACTTGGCCAATGATGGTAGATCAACAAGGAAATGCATTCCAATTGGTGAGAGAGATAGGAATGGCTGTGGATATTAAAATGGATTACAAAACAGATTCAAGAGATCCGAAAACCAATATTCCAATAGTTCCTAAAATTGTAAGTGCAAAAGAGATTGAAATTGGAATCACAAGTCTTATGGACAACTCTACTACCAATTTTGTAAGGACAAAGGCTAAAGAAGTTAAAGAAATGAGCAGGAATGCACTAGAGGAGGGCGGGTCATCCTTTAATTTTGttgaaagtttttttaaaaatgtcataACCAATCTCAAATAA
- the LOC115997119 gene encoding anthocyanidin 3-O-glucosyltransferase 2-like, with translation MEDAIELVFIPAAAMGHFVSAVGTAKLLLQRQPQLSITVLIMKMPLLPDANINSYIDSLIADEKDINPRLKLVLLPEGLTNMVSIIQTKARDCVNEIQASVGRRLGGFVVDLFCTNIIKDVADEFGVPTYVFYALGAAMLGLHLHFQSLKDDHGIDASDFKDSDPDLNIPSYFKPFPVKLLPSFVLDTTEGFMDYARRIREAKGVLVNTFFDLEPHALQSFSKDKTNPPVYPVGPVLNLNGLPKYRESEKQILKWLDDQPASSVVYLCFGSAGAGVFQEPQVKEIACALECSGQRFLWVLRKPPSPGSLVPTGYSNPEEVLPEGFLERTKSIGKIIGWAPQSVVLAHPAVGGFVSHCGWNSVLESIWFGVPMATWPMTVDQQGNAFQLVKEIGMAVDIKMDYRTDSRGLKTNIPIVPEIVSAKDIEIGITSLMQNSTTNYVRTKAKEVKEKSRKALDEGGSSFNFVESFFENVMNNLK, from the coding sequence ATGGAAGATGCTATTGAGTTGGTTTTCATTCCAGCCGCTGCAATGGGTCACTTTGTTTCTGCAGTTGGAACGGCGAAGCTCCTCCTGCAAAGACAACCTCAGCTCTCCATCACTGTCTTGATCATGAAAATGCCTCTCCTTCCCGATGCCAACATTAATTCTTACATCGATTCTTTGATTGCCGATGAGAAGGATATTAACCCTAGATTGAAGCTCGTTCTACTGCCTGAGGGCCTCACCAACATGGTTTCCATAATCCAGACTAAAGCCAGAGACTGCGTTAATGAAATCCAGGCTTCTGTGGGGCGGCGGCTAGGGGGATTTGTTGTGGACCTTTTCTGTACCAACATTATAAAGGATGTGGCAGACGAGTTTGGGGTCCCCACCTACGTGTTCTACGCTCTGGGTGCTGCTATGCTCGGCCTTCATCTCCATTTCCAGAGCCTCAAAGATGACCATGGCATAGATGCCTCGGACTTTAAGGATTCCGACCCTGATCTCAATATCCCTTCATATTTCAAACCCTTTCCGGTCAAGTTACTGCCCAGCTTTGTGTTGGACACAACGGAAGGATTCATGGACTATGCCAGACGAATCCGAGAGGCCAAAGGCGTCCTTGTCAATACCTTCTTCGACTTAGAGCCGCATGCCCTTCAATCTTTCTCTAAAGACAAGACTAATCCACCCGTTTACCCTGTGGGACCCGTATTAAACCTAAATGGTCTTCCCAAGTATCGAGAATCGGAGAAGCAAATCTTGAAATGGTTGGATGACCAACCAGCTTCATCAGTTGTATATCTTTGCTTCGGAAGCGCTGGCGCCGGCGTTTTTCAGGAGCCTCAAGTGAAGGAGATAGCGTGCGCACTTGAATGTAGTGGTCAAAGGTTCTTATGGGTCTTGAGGAAGCCACCCTCTCCAGGTTCACTAGTCCCAACTGGGTATAGCAATCCCGAAGAGGTCCTGCCGGAAGGATTCTTAGAAAGAACTAAAAGCATCGGAAAAATTATAGGATGGGCACCACAAAGTGTAGTTCTAGCTCACCCTGCTGTGGGGGGCTTCGTGTCTCATTGCGGATGGAATTCAGTTTTGGAAAGTATTTGGTTTGGTGTTCCGATGGCAACTTGGCCAATGACGGTAGATCAACAAGGAAATGCGTTCCAATTGGTGAAAGAAATAGGAATGGCTGTGGATATTAAGATGGATTATAGAACCGATTCAAGAGGTCTGAAAACAAATATTCCAATAGTTCCTGAAATTGTTAGTGCCAAAGATATAGAAATTGGAATTACAAGTCTTATGCAAAACTCTACTACCAATTATGTAAGGACAAAGGCTAAAGAAGTTAAAGAAAAGAGTAGGAAGGCACTAGATGAGGGTGGCTCATCCTTTAATTTTGTTGAaagtttttttgaaaatgtcatGAACAATCTCAAGTAA
- the LOC115998425 gene encoding protein FAM136A-like, with protein MEPIAAEERIVTERLRRKLDEVNRSVQNHFSGIEDHVNFTLQQAYFKCAYECFDRKKKPEEIGSCVEYCSVPVVNAQNVVQNEISQFQEKLQRSLMVCQDKFESAKLQPNKGDVVKGLESCVDQSVQDCVKTLPHIVGRLKTSLRMTDSM; from the exons ATGGAGCCCATAGCAGCAGAGGAGCGAATAGTGACGGAGAGGTTGAGGCGGAAACTCGATGAAGTAAACAGATCTGTCCAGAACCACTTCTCAGGCATTGAAGACCATGTCAATTTCACCCTTCAG CAAGCGTATTTCAAATGTGCGTATGAGTGCTTTGATCGGAAGAAGAAGCCAGAGGAGATAGGGAGCTGCGTGGAGTACTGCAGCGTCCCTGTTGTCAATGCCCAGAATGTAGTTCAGAATGAGATTTCCCAATTTCAA GAAAAGCTTCAAAGGTCACTGATGGTCTGCCAAGACAAATTTGAGTCTGCAAAACTCCAGCCAAACAAAGGTGATGTGGTCAAGGGTTTGGAGTCATGTGTTGACCAATCAGTTCAAGACTGCGTCAAGACATTGCCTCATATTGTTGGAAGATTGAAGACTTCACTTCGCATGACTGATTCTATGTAG